In one Oscillospiraceae bacterium genomic region, the following are encoded:
- a CDS encoding nucleoid occlusion protein: MPFLRKKGLFESNKVLFLPVEAIVPNPMQPRKAFAREGLEELAASIREHGVLQPLSVRRAEGGFELISGERRLRASKLAGLKEVPCIVVSVDARESSLLALVENLQRRDLDFVEEAAALQKLINAYGLSQEEAAKQIGKSQSAVANKLRLLRLPPDVLTLLREKGFTERHARALLRLEGEDSQRAAAAHIVEQGLTVAKSEQYIEGLLTDKPAPKRPTFLIKDVRFFLNTVTRGLSMMKTAGVDAACDRKETPDSILLTIRIPKQIS, translated from the coding sequence ATGCCGTTTCTCCGCAAAAAGGGGCTGTTCGAGAGCAACAAGGTGCTCTTCCTGCCCGTCGAAGCCATTGTGCCCAACCCCATGCAGCCCCGCAAGGCCTTTGCCCGGGAGGGGCTGGAGGAGCTGGCCGCCAGTATCCGGGAGCACGGGGTGCTCCAGCCCCTGTCGGTGCGCCGGGCGGAGGGCGGCTTCGAGCTGATCTCCGGGGAGCGCCGCCTCCGGGCCTCCAAGCTGGCCGGCCTGAAGGAGGTGCCCTGCATCGTGGTCAGTGTGGACGCGCGGGAGTCCTCCCTGCTGGCCCTGGTGGAAAACCTCCAGCGCCGGGACCTGGACTTCGTGGAGGAGGCCGCCGCCCTCCAAAAGCTGATCAACGCCTACGGCCTGTCCCAGGAGGAGGCCGCAAAGCAGATCGGCAAGTCCCAGTCGGCGGTGGCCAACAAGCTGCGCCTGCTGCGCCTCCCCCCCGACGTACTTACCCTCCTGCGGGAGAAGGGCTTTACCGAGCGCCACGCCCGGGCCCTGCTGCGGCTGGAGGGCGAGGACAGCCAGCGCGCCGCCGCCGCGCACATCGTGGAGCAGGGCCTCACGGTGGCCAAGAGCGAGCAGTATATTGAAGGCCTGCTGACGGACAAGCCCGCACCCAAGCGCCCCACCTTCCTGATTAAGGACGTGCGCTTTTTCCTCAACACGGTCACCCGGGGCCTCTCCATGATGAAGACCGCCGGGGTGGACGCCGCCTGCGACCGCAAGGAGACCCCCGACTCCATCCTGCTGACCATCCGCATCCCCAAGCAGATCTCCTGA
- a CDS encoding oxidoreductase: MDRILKGALAGYGLSGEVFHAPFLAADPRFSLDWVWERSTDRCRARYPEVKTVREYGALLESDADFIVLGVPNALHVPLAQQAMRAGKHVVVEKPVTATAAEAEGLFAVARETGRLLAVYQNRRWDGGYRTARRLVESGELREIVEWQGRYDRFTPVPRAGTWRAKEAWRERGEPGVGTLYDLGSHLVDQVVALFGAPEAVWADLAARRPGSEIDDDFVVHLFYPGMRATLAASQMAAQPGPHLTVRGTRGSYVKERLDVQEAALKGGAAPGGPDWGRDDPADYGRLTAPGTDGLLRSQAVETLPGDYGLFYDALYRTLAGGEEFPVREEQVITVLRILEAAGESSRTGRKITL, encoded by the coding sequence ATGGATAGAATCCTGAAAGGGGCGCTGGCCGGGTACGGGCTGTCCGGCGAGGTCTTTCACGCGCCGTTTCTGGCCGCCGACCCCCGCTTTTCCCTGGACTGGGTCTGGGAGCGCAGCACGGACCGCTGCCGGGCGCGCTACCCGGAGGTAAAAACCGTGCGGGAGTACGGGGCGCTGCTGGAGAGCGACGCGGACTTCATCGTGCTGGGGGTGCCCAACGCCCTGCATGTGCCCCTGGCCCAGCAGGCCATGCGGGCGGGGAAGCACGTGGTGGTGGAAAAGCCCGTCACCGCCACCGCCGCCGAGGCGGAGGGGCTCTTCGCTGTGGCCCGGGAGACGGGGCGGCTGCTGGCGGTCTACCAGAACCGGCGCTGGGACGGCGGCTACCGCACGGCCCGCAGGCTGGTGGAGTCGGGCGAGCTGAGGGAGATCGTGGAGTGGCAGGGGCGGTACGACCGCTTCACCCCCGTGCCCAGGGCGGGCACCTGGCGGGCCAAGGAGGCCTGGCGGGAGCGGGGGGAGCCCGGCGTGGGCACCCTCTACGATCTGGGCAGTCACCTGGTGGACCAGGTGGTGGCCCTCTTCGGCGCGCCGGAGGCGGTGTGGGCGGATCTGGCCGCCCGCAGGCCGGGCAGCGAGATCGACGACGACTTCGTGGTGCACCTGTTCTACCCCGGGATGCGGGCCACCCTGGCGGCCAGCCAGATGGCGGCCCAGCCGGGGCCCCACCTCACCGTGCGGGGGACCAGGGGCAGCTACGTCAAGGAGCGGCTGGACGTGCAGGAGGCCGCACTCAAGGGCGGGGCCGCGCCGGGCGGGCCGGACTGGGGACGGGACGACCCCGCGGACTACGGCCGCCTCACCGCGCCGGGCACGGACGGGCTGCTGCGCTCCCAGGCCGTGGAGACCCTGCCGGGGGACTACGGGCTCTTTTACGACGCGCTCTACCGCACATTGGCCGGGGGGGAGGAATTCCCCGTTCGGGAGGAGCAGGTGATTACCGTGCTGCGGATCCTGGAGGCGGCGGGCGAGAGCAGCCGCACGGGACGGAAGATTACGCTGTAA